The DNA region cagcttctgtaatcagaaaccgtAGTAttggggccaattgggtgacaaagcgttGAAAtagtcatcaacagaaaggtaccaataatgtgaggatgcataatgtatctgtgaccaacagtattgtaccaatagcaaaaaatgacacaaataataggcagaaaatacagtatttaAGTGGATGTTTGGAGagaacttgccagtctgctcttgggagcttactcacttggatacctttttttaccctgtgttggaataaaacTTTTGCATCAATACactgagtttcagtgcatctgttggacttagcctgatttgtgactggtttggacttaaaataattttcaacgttgggacttagcctgatttttgatgggtcaacacttagaatcTTTTTCAagctttggacttagtttatttttgacttgttcggacttaggattttcttcacttcgacactctgatttattttcactatacacgggaacttacaaaattatttacgacacgacaatcctaggtaactatggaggattataggggcccaaactaaataaataacctacatacaaaatacataaattacaaattaaatgaaacattaataaataaatgctacatgtatttgtgacctacagtgccctccaaaagtattggaacagtgaggccaattcctttatttttgctgtagactgaaaacatttgggcttgacatcaaacgatgaatgtgaaaccagagatcaacgtttcagcttttatttccaggtatttacatcaggatctgatgcacaaattagaaaatatcacctttttgttcgaacccacccatttgtcacgtgagcaaaagtattggaacatgtgactgacaggtgtgttttgttgcccaggtgtgtcctattacatacattattcaatcaataaataccactgaatgtctacactcaggttcagattgggtaagataggttttgtctatgcagactgtattcagaggtgaaaacaacatgaaaaccagagcgctgtctttgggtgaaaaacaagcaattgtgagtcttagagaagatggaaaatcaatcagagccattgcagaaacattggccatagccagtacaaccatttggaatgtcctgaagaagaagaaaactactggtgtactaagtaacagacgtcgaacaggtagaccaaggaaaacaccagcagttgatgacagaaacattgtgagagctgtaaagaaagaccctaaaacaactgttagtgagatcagcaacaacctccagatggcaggagtgaaggtatcactatctactgttcgcagaagacttcatgaacaaaagtacaagggctacaccagaagatgcaaactactcattagcaagaagaataggaaggccaggctggaatttgccaaaaagtacagagatgaacctcaaaaattctgggacaaagttttatggactgatgagacaaagattaacttttaccaaagtgatggaaaggctaaagtttggagaaagaaaggaactgctcatgatcccaaacacacaagctcatctgtgaaacacggtggaggtaatgtcatggcttgggcttgcatggcttcttctgggacgggctcattaatcttcattgaggatgtaacacatgatggcagcagcaaaatgaactcggaagtctacagaaacattttgtctgccaatttaaggaaagatgcaaccaaactgattggcagagccttcatcatgcagcaagataacgacccaaaacacactgccaaaacaacaaaggagttcatcaggggcaagaaatggaaggtattagactggccaagtcaatctccagacttaaaccctatagagcatgcattttacctgcttaagaggagactgaagggaggaaccccacaaaacaaacaacaactgaaagaggctgcagtgaaagcctgggaaagcatcaaaaaggaagaatgcaaaagtttggtgacgtcaatgggtcacagacttgctgcagttattgaaagcaaaggatttgcaactaaatattaagtcttattcacttaaatatgttttaagtatatctgttccaatacttttgatcacatgacaaatgggtggattcaaacaaaatgtgatattttcttagttgtgcatcagatcctgatgtaaatacctggaaataaaagctgaaacgttgatctctggtctcacgttcattatttgatgtcaagcccaaatgttttcagtctacagcaaaaataaaggaattcgcctcactgttccaatacttttggagggcactgtatttcaaTTTTTTCAAATGGTCaaatttaatattttacatGGTCGCACCACCTGACGATAATCAGTTGTGCCACCTGACAATATTAGTAATGACAGAAAATATGCtgaataatattttttatttttttaaatacacaAAGTGTTTAGGTCAACAGTTTCTATTAAAGTAAAAGTAGTAAATTGATCAAAAACAGGATACATCACTATACAATAGATGCAATAGATTACATTGATACATTGTAATGGATTGAACAACAAATTCATGTTTTAGTTTGATTCACTGAAAAATAAACATAGGCTTCAGTTTAATCATAAAATTCATTTGACATAAGCATCATAAAAAGTATTCCTAGATGTTTTAAATATTAAATTCATGGCATATGGAATGCAATACTACGTAATAACTACATACAAATTTTTTACAGTTTGTTAAACACTGGTAGAGAGCTAATATCCCATTTTATGTGTGCTTACAAAAGCAGTCCCAGTCTGCATGAGTTAGCTGGGTGTGCCGTGAACTAAGAGGCTCTGGCTCAGAGATTACTAATGTCCGCTTAACTGAAACACGTAGGTGAAAGGGGTATAACATGCCGAAAAACACGATTGTCAgcttttcatttgagaacattgacattgtgaacagtgtattgtgaaaATTAACATCGTGTAgcgtccgtaacgtcacgtccataacatacaaaacgttacggacgtgacttggccatggaactcactgactcataaaggcttaatgcatttaaggatTTAAATGCATTTAATATCCTGTTTACTGTTTAACCTGTTTACTTCACAATAAAGTTCCCATGTTTACGGTTGTGCCACTCATTTGAGAACATACAAATGACCGGACAAAAGTTGTTCAGCTATCTCAATGGCTTAAAAACTATTGGCATTTAAAAAATGTGGTTCATTAAAAAGATTTCAAACATAAAATCATgccaaagtattttattttgaatttgttatcataaaatatattttttattagttTTCTTAGTCCCCTTATTTGCATGGACAGTTGCGCCACCTGACATTCTGGAGGTTTGAGATGCCAAAgcataaaattatatttattatttgaatGTACTGAAATGTATTACAACTAATTAGGTTTTAAAGAGTAAATTGATACATGTCATGAATTgattacattaaaaaaatgaaataatgcactcggacatttacattttacatttagtcatttagcagacgctcttatcgagagcgacttacagtaagtacagtaagtacagggacattccccccgaggcaagtagggtgaagtgccttgcccaaggagacaacgtcatttgactcgGCCgggaccttcagattaccagcccgattccttcaccgttcagccacctgacaccaAAATATGCATGTGATGTCATTGACCCATtaacatcatgacattagcctatgttgcccgggcaacatatactacagcggtctatgattaatctgttttcaatcgttaataAACAtttctcacaaatacatttttgttgtaggatttattatgacattagattacaagtaaacgatttgttggtgaaattatcattacctgtggcttcaaaccagtgtagctcactgcaacgctgttgCCTACGCGAGACAcactagtagctaacaaaaacatccacAACTGTTTAGGAAGTCGAACGGCGACAGAACATGTTCAGTActccccttacttaaatcaaaagtctttcaatgtgtgaaactatctgactactaacctgaacttcaatgccacaacCTAAAGTTTGTCAATCtgtcatgaaaataattcatttcagcctaaaccgtacaacggaacgttaaatcaaattcaaccaacgcaatcgctaccaagacgaacctaGCAGTAGtctagtaggcctactgtagcctactgtaatagTACAATTTACAAGGGCAGcgtctccacacagggctatatcgcattttgcgttGTTCCTGACAATGATCgtttccagcaaacttcttttgaattagccatttccccctaaataaatgtcaagcttatttacgtttttggggggcatattttcagttagcagatggtactgtttcagTCGCAAATCCATctaatactgccggtgacaatgttgttacttatacaagcttgtttcaagggggttcagcttgtttcaaaggtggttgttaatgaatgaatgcaatatgagtgggCTAAATGCTTGACAATATCACTACTGTAGAAGAAAACTTAACGCTCTGacgctcttaacgctaagagcgtcttaagaacgttctaagggcgctctagaacgctcttagaacgttctttagaagattaagagcttcttaacgaatctgggaaacccggccattgtaaTTTAGAAGACGCccgtatccagagcgacttacagtaagtacagggacatgctACATCtgactttttgtattttgaattatacatgagcagcaacaaatgtaggctatgcttttaaatctttgCAATcgtcataaataataagtaggcattttataaaatatacaaaaattacagttaataaatggacccatctgcaaccgatgcaagcaagcacaccctaccattttcccagaaattgtaccctctgtagttTTAATTGCAGTGTTTCATTTTGCAGGATATATGAGGTATTTTGCAGTTTGGGTGTGTGGTTTTGTGAATTGTGTTAAGtattttgataaaaaaaacagcCTAGTTTCCAAaatagtgttttagcaattggaAAAAACTGTAAGTGCCAATCTTATATTTCTGTGTCTAATGTAGAAAAGTGTGTAGGTAATTATTTGCAAAACTGTGTAGTATTTTGCAAATAGTGTGAGGCTCAGAATGTGATTATAGTTGTGCAGATCTGGGCTGTTGTTTTGCTccttgagtgtcaggtttcactaactgtgtgttatttgacatttttgtgtTTGAAGCAATcggaaaaaactgtaataagGGTTTTGGTGTAACTGTTACTGCTATATAACAAACATTGTGCTTGTTCTAAGCCTTGCAACGTCATCAGTCAGTGGGTGGGGTTACACCGGGAATAGATGGCACAGTCGCAGCAGAGTTTAGTGTGGCAATAGACTGATAAAATACTACGTCGAGAGGAGAGACATACAGACTCAGCCTAGTGGAATCGAGTAGACAGTAATGGAACGGTCATTGGTTGTATTGGCTGTGTTGATCAGCTCACACATTGTCGGTACCAGCTGCTATATTGGAATTTTGATCCTGGTCGGAAAACCCACTGATGTCTCGAACTATGGATTGttctgaagtaaaaaaaaattgggcgTCAAGACAACCGTGCAGAATTATGAGAAATTGTTATGGACACTAGGAGCATTCCTCCATGATTGCTTAATTAATGAGGGAACGGAGTTTTACAGAAAACAAATAGGGCGTATATTTCTTCTTTGTAACAATCCGGACCGTAGCCTTCCATTTTTACGCGTAAACAAAGACATGTTTCCTTTTGACTGCTATCTGAAGTTCCCTACGATGTTTTAGTTAGTAGGAACAACCTTTGTAGTTAGAATAGCTTGTATTATATTACTACATCGTACATGTCGCATTAGTTGGCTGAAATGCTGTAACGTGAGTTAAATGTTTGCAGCGTTAGAGATAGTGCTTTACAGCGGTTAAGCGCTTTTTAAAGGATAACCGCAGAGCCATTAGGCCGCTTATCAGTCTGCATTATCAGGACGGGACTGACGTATCTATTCCTTATTTTGACGCTAGATTTCAGCAactatttaaatacattttagcACCTACATCtatcaacatttatttaaattaaattcAGACTGAATCTATCCAATCAACCATCAAACAACAAGCACCTCTGTTTGTGCCCATCCTTTGCCTATTTTTGCTTTTCTCACCAACCCCATAATTTGGACTGGACTTTAGCATGGCTTTGCCAGATAAAACCAGTGGTATTCCTGGGGAGGAGATCGTTTTTCCAGAGATTGTGGAGCTTAACGTGGGTGGCCAGGTGTATATTACACGATTTTCCACCCTCACCAGTGTCCCCGACTCCCTTCTCTGGGATATGTTCAGCAGGAAGTCCACTAAAGGGCTGGCCCGTGACACCAAGGGACGCTTTTTCGTAGACCGTGACGGTTTCCTGTTCCGTTACATCCTGGACTTCATGAGAGACCAGCAGCTAGTGCTGCCAGATCACTTCCCAGAGCGAGGCAGGCTGCAACGTGAGGCAGAGTTCTTTAACCTTCCAGAGCTCGTCAAACTCCTGGCACCCAAACTCAGCAAGCAGAACTCTATAGGGGAGGAAGGATGTCAAAGCGACCCGGAGGACTCCTCACCAGGCATCGATTCCTCACGCAACCTAAGCTCGCTGGGTGCTGCCGCCGCTGCCTGTGCTGGTCTTGTACAGGGAGGGGACGGGAAACGTTCAGGCTTCATCACCATTGGTTACCGGGGCTCATACACACTAGGACGGGACAGCCAAACTGACGCCAAATTCCGGCGTGTGGCACGCATCATGGTGTGTGGGAAGACCTCACTGGCGAAGGAGGTGTTTGGGGAGACTCTGAATGAGAGCCGTGACCCTGATCGTCCACCGGAGCGCTACACCTCGCGCTACTACCTGAAGTTCACATTCCTGGAGCAGGCCTTCGACAAGCTGGCTGATGCAGGGTTCCACATGGTGGCTTGCAACTCCACGGGCACCTGCGCCTTCGCACATGAGCAGACGGATGACAAAATTTGGACCAGCTACACTGAATATGTATTCTACCGTGAGTGAGATAATCAGTTCCCTGTGTCCACCCTGATCTCCAACcgactgcccctccctctccaacgTCCCTTCCTGCTCCAGTAGAGGACCAGTAGATGCTTCACACTTGCAATCagctctgttcctctccctgcatctttctctctgtccctttccagCATCCTTCCCTTCAATCTGTGACCACCAGTAGTCCTGATCTTCTTTGTGGCTCCCAACTACAGTTCACAAGCTTTtacccccacagccccctgacCTACGctgtcccccaccacccctgAGCCCCAGCCTTGGGATCTCACAACAGCAAACCCTGACTCCACATTTCCAGCCCCTGGCTTGAGCTCCGGCCTCACCCCGTCTCCAGTTCTGAagccccagcccccctgtcAATATCACATTTCCTGTCTATGTCCCAGCACCCTGCCAGACCCTGACTCCCTATTTGAAAACTGCCTTGCTCTTGCTCTCTTTATATACCTACCTTGGGAAGGCATCACAATGTACTTAAAGAGCTTCTTTTGACATTTGAAGCTCCTGCTTGTCTGTGTAACTTTGTTTAGGCACAGGGTTTTTCAAGGGCTGGGAAGACTCCCTCTGTACTGTACTGACTTTACTGACTACAGGAGAACtgaccctctctgtctttctctctctctctctctctctctttgtgtcttttGCTTGCTTCTGAACTAAACTACCAAAATATTGGATCTGAGCAACCTTGAAGACTGCAAGCCTGGCAGCAAGGAACAAGTGTTGCATGATAACACAAGTCAACTTTCAGTATTTATAGAAACACCCGTTTAGGACCCGGCAGTTATAGGGGTGGTGAGTTCACTACTTGACAACCCACAATTGTAGGTCAAGAGATCAGCAAGTCAGACATAGGTGTGGAAAGGAAACCTCCGTCTAGCACTCAGCTTATGTAGATGAGTAGATACTTGAATGGTCTAGGTGTGTGAGAACACAGGCAAGAAATGTCAAGGGAAAACAGCTTCTAGATACTGTATCTTGGGCTATGTACTAGCCTATGCAAGGTCAGGGCAGTTGTTTGGGGAATGTGGCACTAACCTGACAAGAGTCTAACTAGCAATCTAGTAATAGTGGGCCGTATGAAAATTAGAACTTTAAAGCAAGGAtggggaaccttttttctgccatgggccatttggatatttataaaaatTATTCGGAGGCCGTACAGAATTATCAACTTTaaaatgtgcctgctatatttggtcaaacatttaattaactcacccctaatgtgatggctggaactgcttctctttggtgaggtttgtgatgttagctggcacggatgcagcctgctttgactagcGGTGCATCGGACATTTCTGGGAGGGTATCATGATTATggaaagggatcgtattattttttatattgccaCCATTTTTTAGACTGCTTATCGATCTGAGTGTTAATCCGGCGCGGAGCcatacgttgtaaacattcggggcttagcccaaaccaacaacgtattctgggtttgatttgctaGAAAGGAATTCCTCACTACATTGGTACGCAACGCTGCGCGCCTCCACGGTCCTcttccacatattaaaatagtgctgctgccaacgaataatgcacctaataatatggttcctgcagtgccatggcgggccggtccaaatgatttcgcgggccgtatgttccccacccctgctctaaaGGATCAAGATGTCTTGTCTTGAACTGGAAGATAGAGAAAAAGGAGTTGCCAGAGATGTCAGTTGTAGTCTGAGTATTGATTGTGCAGTGAAGCATTAATAGAAAGAGTGGGCAAAAAGGAGATATGTGTTACATCACAAATGCCAATAGCTCTCTTTATGCTTCTCTTTACAGTCCATCTCTTCTATCTTCTCATGTTAATATTagctaaataaatgtttttttctcagTTAATCTATCAATTTAGTTAAGCCAGGGCCTATTTTGTCTTACAAACCCAAGCTGGCGCTTTGATTTTGGAATTAAGTGTTTCTCCATCTGATCATGCTATTCATAGTCAATCTTACTGTCTAGCTCAGTATCACAGTTCTAAGCTGCTGCCTATTTAATCAATCTCATTAACTAAGTGTGTGTCCCTGAGATATTCTGGAATTCCACTCCAGTTATAGCACAGTCTTCGACTCCACGTTGTTGAATCTGAAACAGGGTTAATATGGTAACGGTTTGTGAAGGTTATTTGTGAGACTAGTTTGCGTGCGTGGTTTGCATGGGTAGTCTGTGAGGTTACTTAGTAGTGGCAGTCTTAAAGACTACCAGCATGAGAGAGTGGGGGTTGTGCCCAGACAGCCCAAAAAATACAGTTAAAAAACATAATTATCTTCATAGAACTTCAAAGCACACATTCTCCTGGAGTTGATAAAAGCACAGTCAAGTTTTTGGGACAATAAACTGCTAAACTATTGCGTAGACTATATATTATAGACACTAAATATGGTTATTAAAGCTCTGAATATTGACCAGGTAAAGTGGGATTCTCTTGTTTTTGAGGCTGCTTGGGATGTTCTTTGGTGTGGGCTTTTATTTGAGATGCTGAGTCAGGTATAATCCAAAATAGCTTGGCAGCACATCTGACTGATGTGCTCTTCAATGTTGCTAGAATCGGATAGCACCCTGTTTGAGTCTGTTGACACTCTGTTGACAGCTATGTCAACAAACTAGGCAACACAAATGTTACTTTGGGACTAACGTAGAACTAAATAGATGAGGTAGATGAAACGTTGAGCTATCTGTCTTATACAATTTGGTCTGATCGTAATTTTCTATTCTTATTGGGATTCCCATCCATATATACTGTTAATCAAACTGAGGTTTGAGCCTGACATACTGTATGTACCCCATGACAGTTGTGTGTGCTTCCATGTACTAACTGTGAGTGTTTAAAAGAAGATATAAAAGTATTTCACAAATAAATAATCTTTCATCTCTCATTCCTGTGACAGAATATAATCCATGTAAGGACATACACTTTACTTATCAAAACTTTACTATCTACCCACAttcccacaaacaaacacatctctcttctcttttgcCTTCTTTCCTCCCTTTTTACCAGTTTTCCCCCACTACAAGAACCTTTATTCCCAATCTCCTGCAAATCTCCCACACTACTATACTCCTGTCAGTCACTCTCTATCCATACTCTTGTGTAGAAGGGATTTAACTGGGAGGAGCTGACTGGCCACAGGGCCAGAATAGCAACCAGGACACATTGGTAACAGGCTCTGTCAAAGCAGATTACAGCCCTCGTGGTGCTTCCACTAATCCCGTAATACCGGTTGAGAGTTACAGGTCTAGGTGCAGACACagatagactaatacaatacaGTTGTACTAGTTGTTAATTTGCAGCAGAGATGGGTCATTTCGATCCTATCCTAAACCTATGGTTTATTCACTAAATTTATTTAAATTGACTTTATTTTTTCTGTACAAATTGTGTAGATCCTAAATTATACTGTGATCACAAACTCTAAAAATAAAAGATAATATTTAGATTTATTCATAGCAATAGAAGAATCTTTTCATTATGAATCTGAACCAGTTTGGCAGAACAATTATCCAGCTTCTGCAGTCTAGCTTCATCAGACTTCCTCACACAGAACATCCAAACAACCACAGCTCTGTTCATCCCTGTTCACCTCTGAGTTTGGAATGCATACTCTTCTGAGAATACTGCTACCAGGAATGTGTTTCCCTTCACATGCAATCCTCCATGTTGGACTGCAGGAAAAGTTGGTTGTGAGTCTGTATATTCACAAACCTAGAGTTTATCAGCACAGGCTCCAATACTTTTGTTAGCACACATATGCGGAGGTGCAGGGGTGAATTTCAGACTCCTGTGTCTATAGCCACAGTATACTCCAGCAATACCTCCCTGTGTTGACCCCCAACCTCCATATTCCATACAGTAGCCTTTGGAAGTCactcactaccacacacacactgtggagggCTAGCTGCAGATTAACTTGAGCTGTCCCGATTGGGCATTGATGAGGCGTGACGCTATGACTTCCTAATGCTCCATTGTGAAAACTGAGGCTGATTGTTCTACAAAGCATGCTTGATGGCACACGCTTTATCACAAGAAGGGTCTAACTGTGTCACTAGCATGGCAGGTCTGCTGTTGATGCTTTAATAAAGAAATTCTGCAATAAACCGTATGACTTTGGCTCTTTTAAAATGCTAAATATACAAGGGGATAAAGTGATCCTGTTTTTCAAATGTGTGCAGAAACTATTTTAACTAAGAGTTTAAATACTTATATtttaacaaaatgttttttagtCTGACCTTTGATCTTGGTGTTGTTGAGTGTTCTACAGAGCACAGTGTATATGTACTGtaccaaaacatttttttttaatttgcaGCAGCAGCACTCTGAGAGTAAACAGTAGGCCTAATCTCTGAACCGgatgggagagaaagggggaacaTTAGAATAAAACGATAGAAAGGTGGAAAGTTTTACATTGATAATACACTTATTACACAAATTACTTTTCTAATGGAATGGGTTGCTGGGGAAGCGTGcacacagactgtgtgtgtgtgtccaggttggTTTTAGAGCTTCTCTAAATATGCATGCACATGTTTGAACCCTTCAGGGCATGCTGTCAATACAGAACTGCTAAAGGACTTCAAGGACCTGGGGCCCGTTCTCCAtacgtcgcttattacatccgagatcaaatgacacatccaagatgacatcatcttgctaatcatgatctggctaattcggtTTTTTGAACAtccatgttgtttttaattagtatagctggattgagttataCGTTGGTCTAACAGggggtatgtatcgatagtagaaaccttgatcagcaacgctgctattggctattgg from Hypomesus transpacificus isolate Combined female unplaced genomic scaffold, fHypTra1 scaffold_143, whole genome shotgun sequence includes:
- the LOC124488565 gene encoding BTB/POZ domain-containing protein KCTD12-like, whose product is MALPDKTSGIPGEEIVFPEIVELNVGGQVYITRFSTLTSVPDSLLWDMFSRKSTKGLARDTKGRFFVDRDGFLFRYILDFMRDQQLVLPDHFPERGRLQREAEFFNLPELVKLLAPKLSKQNSIGEEGCQSDPEDSSPGIDSSRNLSSLGAAAAACAGLVQGGDGKRSGFITIGYRGSYTLGRDSQTDAKFRRVARIMVCGKTSLAKEVFGETLNESRDPDRPPERYTSRYYLKFTFLEQAFDKLADAGFHMVACNSTGTCAFAHEQTDDKIWTSYTEYVFYRGSPVFLKPMTSDLPAIAHLKTTPTTVPLPRKAYSQPETNTSLDLRQGPPLDTPPRPSTPLAPDTPDLPPPPPVLPLPPSSKPSSTSTPPPPSPPLPDLSPRRPTTLVLTTLPRSTAKENGGPLREEEEDRKMMEKDLKKCIEDFKKIRVPNAFPDRKRHWQNDLLKKYNA